The following proteins come from a genomic window of Mariniflexile sp. TRM1-10:
- a CDS encoding ABC transporter ATP-binding protein, translating into MNQFLNILKYAKPYKKYALGHIASNILYALFGALSFVALIPMLDILFEKNQIKPTVKPIYEGLSSLKDYYKDYLAYQVNLYAEDDPQKALFLVVSLIIILFLLKNVFGYLANYFMVFLRNGVVRDLRNKVYKKTVELPLSFFSEQRKGDIMSRITGDISTLQYSMLPVLELIAREPLTIIFTIIMMMIISLKLTIFVFIFIPLSGIIISRIGKSLKRKSDRVQKEQGVILSIIEETLTGLRIIKGFNAEHKFDAKFQESSTRSYNFSNKLFNRQNLASPTSEFLGILVISVLLWYGGQLVLVDNSLDGSSFIAYMGLAYNIMVPAKAISRGVYNVKQGNAAAERIQEIIDTPNPLKDKENAITKTGFDSEIVFNNISFKYENDYVLKDFSLTIPKGKTVALVGQSGSGKSTIANLITRFYDVNKGSILIDGIDIREFSTKSLRQQLGIVTQDAILFNDSIKNNLKLGKDNASDDEVIEALKIANAWEFVKELPHGIETNIGDSGNKLSGGQKQRLSIARAVLKSPPIMVLDEATSALDTESERLVQVALENMMKNRTSIVIAHRLSTIQNADEIVVLNKGEIVEKGKHLELIAKKGVYQKLVEMQSFD; encoded by the coding sequence ATGAATCAGTTTTTAAATATCCTAAAGTATGCCAAACCTTATAAAAAGTATGCTCTAGGACACATAGCTTCAAACATATTATATGCTTTATTTGGCGCGTTATCGTTTGTTGCTTTAATACCCATGCTCGATATTTTATTTGAAAAAAATCAAATAAAACCAACAGTTAAACCCATTTACGAAGGACTATCTTCTTTAAAAGATTATTATAAGGACTATCTCGCATACCAAGTAAATTTATATGCTGAAGACGACCCACAAAAAGCATTGTTTCTGGTTGTTAGCTTAATCATCATCTTATTTCTTTTAAAAAATGTTTTTGGGTATTTGGCTAATTACTTCATGGTTTTTTTAAGGAATGGTGTAGTACGTGATTTAAGAAACAAGGTTTACAAAAAAACAGTAGAGCTGCCGCTTTCATTCTTTTCTGAACAAAGAAAAGGCGATATCATGTCGCGTATCACTGGAGATATATCAACACTCCAATACTCGATGCTACCTGTTTTAGAACTTATTGCTAGAGAACCTCTTACCATTATTTTCACCATAATTATGATGATGATAATAAGTTTAAAACTGACCATATTCGTGTTTATATTTATTCCTTTATCTGGCATTATAATTTCTAGGATTGGCAAAAGTTTAAAACGAAAATCCGATCGTGTTCAAAAAGAACAAGGCGTTATTTTATCTATTATAGAAGAAACGTTAACAGGGTTACGCATTATAAAAGGTTTTAATGCCGAACATAAATTTGACGCTAAATTTCAAGAATCTTCAACCCGTTCGTACAATTTTTCAAATAAATTATTTAACAGACAAAATTTAGCTTCCCCAACAAGCGAGTTTTTGGGTATTTTAGTTATTTCTGTTTTATTGTGGTATGGTGGGCAATTGGTGCTTGTAGACAACTCACTCGATGGCAGTTCATTTATTGCGTATATGGGGTTGGCATACAATATTATGGTACCTGCAAAAGCCATATCAAGAGGCGTTTATAATGTTAAACAAGGCAATGCCGCCGCTGAGCGTATTCAAGAAATTATAGACACCCCAAACCCATTAAAAGACAAAGAAAACGCCATTACAAAAACAGGGTTCGATTCTGAAATTGTATTTAACAACATTTCTTTTAAATATGAAAACGACTATGTTTTAAAAGATTTCTCATTAACCATTCCTAAGGGAAAAACAGTGGCATTGGTTGGGCAATCTGGAAGTGGAAAATCGACCATAGCCAACTTAATTACCCGTTTTTATGATGTGAACAAAGGAAGCATTTTAATTGATGGTATTGATATTCGAGAGTTTTCAACGAAATCTTTAAGACAACAATTGGGCATTGTTACGCAAGATGCTATTTTATTTAACGATAGCATTAAAAACAATTTGAAACTTGGAAAAGACAATGCGAGCGACGACGAAGTTATTGAAGCCCTAAAAATTGCCAATGCGTGGGAATTTGTTAAAGAATTGCCTCATGGTATCGAAACTAATATTGGGGATTCTGGAAATAAATTATCTGGTGGACAAAAGCAGCGTCTAAGTATTGCACGTGCCGTTTTAAAAAGCCCACCAATTATGGTTTTGGATGAAGCCACTTCGGCGCTCGATACCGAAAGCGAACGCTTAGTACAAGTAGCCTTAGAAAATATGATGAAGAACAGAACCTCCATTGTTATAGCCCACAGACTATCAACCATACAAAATGCCGATGAAATTGTGGTTCTAAACAAAGGTGAAATTGTAGAAAAAGGTAAGCATTTAGAGCTTATTGCCAAAAAAGGTGTTTACCAAAAACTTGTTGAAATGCAAAGTTTTGACTGA
- a CDS encoding type B 50S ribosomal protein L31, translated as MKKDIHPENYRIVAFKDMSNEDVFLTKSTASTSETLEVDGVEYPLIKMEISRTSHPFYTGKSKLIDTAGRIDKFKNKYAKFSK; from the coding sequence ATGAAAAAAGATATACATCCAGAAAATTATAGAATTGTAGCATTTAAAGATATGTCTAACGAAGACGTGTTTTTAACAAAGTCTACTGCAAGCACAAGTGAAACTTTAGAGGTTGATGGTGTTGAGTATCCACTTATTAAAATGGAGATTTCTAGAACATCGCACCCATTTTACACTGGTAAATCTAAATTAATTGATACTGCTGGTCGTATTGATAAATTCAAAAACAAATATGCTAAGTTTAGTAAATAA
- a CDS encoding glycosyltransferase family 2 protein, which translates to MNISVVIPLLNEQDSLTELHDWIAKVMQSNRFSYEIIFIDDGSTDDSWKTIGNLSSQNPNVKGIRFLKNFGKSQALHAGFEKAIGDVVITMDADLQDNPDEIPELYSMIENDGFHLVSGWKKKRYDSVISKNMPSKLFNWAARKTSGVKLHDFNCGLKAYKLELVKNIDVNGEMHRYIPVLAKNAGFTKITEKIVQHQARKYGETKFGMNRFVHGFLDLITIWFLSSFGKRPMHLFGALGVIMCAIGFGFALYLGIDKLFLNRAGRLITERPEFYLSLSTMIIGTQFFVAGFLGEIILRTKQDKKRYAIKEELNLN; encoded by the coding sequence ATGAATATATCAGTAGTTATACCACTACTTAACGAACAGGATTCTTTAACCGAATTACACGATTGGATTGCAAAAGTGATGCAATCCAATCGTTTTTCCTATGAAATCATTTTTATTGATGATGGTAGTACAGACGATTCTTGGAAAACCATAGGCAATCTTTCATCACAAAACCCAAACGTAAAAGGCATTCGCTTTTTAAAAAATTTTGGAAAATCGCAAGCGCTCCATGCTGGTTTTGAAAAAGCTATTGGCGATGTGGTAATTACTATGGACGCCGACTTACAAGACAATCCAGACGAAATTCCAGAACTTTACAGTATGATTGAAAACGATGGATTCCATTTGGTTTCTGGTTGGAAAAAGAAACGTTATGATTCGGTTATCTCCAAAAATATGCCATCCAAATTATTCAATTGGGCAGCAAGAAAAACATCGGGTGTCAAACTTCACGATTTTAACTGTGGGCTAAAAGCCTATAAACTAGAGCTTGTTAAAAATATTGATGTTAATGGCGAAATGCACCGTTACATCCCTGTTTTGGCAAAAAATGCTGGCTTTACAAAAATTACCGAAAAAATAGTGCAGCACCAAGCCCGAAAATATGGTGAAACCAAATTTGGCATGAACCGGTTTGTTCACGGCTTTTTAGATTTAATTACCATTTGGTTCTTATCTAGTTTTGGCAAACGCCCCATGCATTTATTTGGTGCTTTAGGGGTTATAATGTGTGCCATTGGCTTTGGATTTGCCTTATACTTAGGCATCGATAAACTGTTTTTAAACCGAGCTGGAAGGCTAATCACAGAGCGTCCTGAATTCTACTTATCGCTTTCAACCATGATAATTGGTACGCAATTTTTTGTAGCTGGCTTTTTAGGCGAAATTATTTTACGCACCAAACAAGACAAAAAACGCTACGCAATTAAAGAAGAATTAAATTTAAATTAA
- a CDS encoding GlmU family protein translates to MNYILFDGPSRNNLLPFTFTRPVADIRIGILTIREKWETFLDTTTTTITEDYLSDKYPMVEMDENVMINASYLPNLELVEMVKDLQENQAIFKGEDVMAFYSKNTQEEVDFETYEAIEFNDDVIKIEYTWDIFSKNGEAIQEDFNLLTYGRRSQPIPFSNNVIAAENIFIEEGAKLEFTTLNATNGPIYIGKDAEIMEGSLVRGPLALCEGATLKMGTKIYGPTTIGPYSKVGGEVNNSVIFAYSNKGHDGFLGNSVLGEWCNLGADTNTSNLKNNYDEVRLWDYQTEGFAKTGLQFCGLMMGDHSKCGINTMFNTGTVIGVSANVFGSGFPRNFVPSFSWGGSAGFTVYLTKKAFEVAGVVMSRRHVEFTEQDKAILEHVFEETKKYRRE, encoded by the coding sequence ATGAACTATATTCTTTTTGATGGACCTTCGCGTAACAATTTATTGCCATTTACTTTTACACGTCCTGTTGCCGACATTAGAATAGGCATTTTAACCATTCGCGAAAAATGGGAAACGTTTTTAGATACTACAACAACAACCATTACCGAAGATTATTTGTCTGACAAGTATCCCATGGTAGAAATGGATGAAAATGTCATGATAAACGCGTCCTACCTCCCAAATTTGGAATTGGTTGAGATGGTAAAAGATTTACAGGAAAATCAAGCCATTTTTAAAGGCGAAGATGTGATGGCATTCTATTCAAAAAATACGCAAGAAGAAGTGGATTTTGAGACTTACGAAGCCATTGAATTTAATGATGATGTAATTAAAATAGAATATACTTGGGACATATTTTCAAAAAACGGTGAAGCCATTCAAGAAGATTTTAATTTATTAACCTATGGCAGACGGTCCCAACCCATTCCGTTTAGCAACAATGTTATTGCTGCTGAAAATATTTTTATTGAAGAAGGTGCCAAATTAGAGTTTACAACACTTAATGCTACTAATGGGCCTATTTATATTGGAAAAGATGCCGAAATTATGGAAGGTTCTTTAGTGCGTGGACCATTAGCACTTTGCGAAGGAGCCACTTTAAAAATGGGTACTAAAATTTATGGGCCTACAACGATAGGGCCATACAGTAAAGTTGGAGGTGAAGTTAATAACTCCGTGATTTTTGCTTATTCCAATAAAGGGCATGATGGCTTTTTAGGAAATTCCGTTTTAGGTGAATGGTGCAACTTAGGCGCCGATACCAATACGTCGAACTTAAAAAATAATTACGACGAAGTGCGTTTATGGGATTATCAAACAGAAGGTTTTGCTAAAACAGGATTGCAGTTTTGCGGACTTATGATGGGCGACCATAGTAAATGTGGTATTAATACCATGTTTAATACTGGTACGGTTATAGGGGTTAGTGCCAATGTTTTTGGCAGTGGTTTCCCAAGGAATTTTGTGCCAAGTTTTAGTTGGGGTGGAAGTGCAGGCTTTACAGTTTATTTAACTAAAAAAGCTTTTGAAGTAGCCGGAGTAGTTATGTCTAGACGTCATGTTGAATTTACTGAGCAAGACAAAGCGATTTTAGAACACGTTTTTGAGGAAACTAAAAAGTATAGGCGCGAATAG
- a CDS encoding DUF4199 domain-containing protein: MESKEVTPGKFGINLGLILGGIMTLIAIYMYATDMAFKGQQWPVYIYYVAFPLIIIYAISQYKKNNSGLLSLKEAIKTGMVVALISALVYVGYILIFNYIVDSEYNTKMIEFATEQIASSEGPVEAKEMQLKMVEFFSNPIAGSVFWVAMSLFFGLIYSLIGGLVMKKSDA, translated from the coding sequence ATGGAATCTAAAGAAGTAACCCCTGGGAAATTTGGAATCAATTTAGGATTGATTTTAGGTGGAATTATGACGCTAATTGCTATATATATGTACGCCACTGATATGGCTTTTAAAGGACAGCAATGGCCCGTATATATATATTATGTAGCCTTCCCTCTAATAATAATCTATGCAATAAGTCAATACAAAAAAAACAATTCAGGACTGTTAAGTCTAAAAGAAGCCATTAAAACGGGCATGGTAGTTGCCCTTATTAGTGCCTTAGTATATGTTGGTTACATTCTGATTTTTAATTACATAGTTGATTCAGAATACAATACCAAAATGATAGAATTTGCCACTGAACAAATTGCCTCATCTGAAGGACCTGTTGAAGCTAAAGAAATGCAATTAAAAATGGTTGAATTCTTTTCCAACCCAATTGCAGGCAGCGTTTTTTGGGTAGCCATGAGCTTATTTTTCGGACTCATATATTCTTTAATTGGAGGTTTAGTAATGAAAAAATCTGATGCATAA
- a CDS encoding phospho-sugar mutase translates to MIYIEPKILDRINTWLTPTFDAETQSIIKNSIAHHPKDIQESFYKDLEFGTGGMRGVMGVGTNRINKYTLGKSTQGLSDYLNKSFPNETPKAVIAYDCRNNSKSLAKVVADVFSANGIQVYLFEDLRATPELSFAVKHLNCHCGIVLTASHNPPEYNGYKVYWQDGGQLVPPQDGEIINVIDSLKYSDIKFEANNSLIQYIGKEVDDAFINESVKNANFNTSEEAKDNLTIVFTSLHGTSITAVPETLKRAGFKNVHIVKEQEVPDGNFPTVASPNPEEPAALKMALELAEKVNADIVIGTDPDCDRLGVAVRNSENKLQLLNGNQTMLMMTDFLLKQWKADGKIKGKEFIASTIVSTPMLNKLAEAYKVESKIVLTGFKWIAKLIKDFPELDFIGGGEESFGYMVGDFVRDKDAVTSTLLACEIAAITKANGSSFYNELLNLYVEHGCYKEKLVSLTKKGIEGAQEITQMMVDARENPFKVVNGSKVLKIEDYDLSISKNIQTGKESTIDIPKSNVIIYYLEDGSQVALRPSGTEPKIKFYVSVNTKLNSVADFNKTEAALDAKAEAILKDMKLI, encoded by the coding sequence ATGATATATATTGAACCAAAAATTTTAGATCGAATTAACACATGGCTAACCCCAACTTTTGATGCAGAAACCCAATCTATTATAAAAAATAGTATTGCGCACCATCCAAAAGATATCCAAGAAAGTTTTTATAAAGACCTAGAATTTGGCACCGGTGGTATGCGTGGTGTTATGGGTGTAGGTACTAACCGTATTAATAAATATACCCTTGGAAAAAGCACACAAGGTTTAAGTGATTATTTAAACAAATCATTTCCTAACGAAACACCAAAAGCGGTAATTGCTTACGATTGCAGAAACAACAGTAAATCCCTTGCTAAAGTGGTTGCCGATGTGTTTTCGGCAAACGGTATTCAAGTGTATTTGTTTGAAGATTTACGTGCTACTCCAGAATTATCATTCGCTGTAAAACATTTAAACTGTCATTGCGGTATCGTACTAACCGCATCACACAATCCGCCAGAATATAATGGCTACAAAGTATATTGGCAAGATGGTGGGCAGTTGGTACCACCTCAAGATGGAGAAATCATCAATGTTATTGATAGCTTAAAATATTCCGACATTAAGTTTGAAGCAAACAATTCCTTAATCCAATATATAGGCAAGGAAGTTGACGATGCATTTATAAACGAATCTGTTAAAAATGCCAACTTTAATACGTCTGAAGAAGCAAAAGATAACTTAACTATTGTTTTCACATCGCTTCATGGAACCTCTATAACCGCAGTTCCTGAAACTTTAAAACGTGCTGGATTTAAAAACGTTCATATTGTAAAAGAACAGGAAGTGCCAGATGGTAATTTCCCAACAGTTGCCTCACCTAACCCCGAAGAACCAGCCGCTTTAAAAATGGCTTTAGAGTTGGCAGAAAAAGTAAATGCCGATATTGTTATTGGGACCGACCCCGATTGCGACCGTTTAGGCGTTGCGGTTCGTAATTCTGAAAACAAATTACAGCTGCTTAACGGAAATCAAACCATGCTAATGATGACCGATTTCCTTTTAAAACAATGGAAAGCTGATGGAAAAATTAAAGGAAAGGAATTTATAGCCTCAACCATTGTTTCTACACCCATGCTAAACAAACTTGCCGAGGCTTATAAAGTGGAAAGCAAAATTGTTTTAACTGGTTTTAAATGGATTGCAAAATTAATAAAAGACTTCCCTGAGCTTGATTTTATAGGTGGTGGCGAAGAAAGTTTTGGGTATATGGTTGGCGATTTTGTGCGTGATAAAGATGCTGTAACCTCTACCCTATTGGCTTGTGAAATAGCAGCTATAACAAAAGCAAATGGCAGTTCTTTTTACAACGAACTTCTAAACCTGTATGTGGAGCATGGTTGTTACAAAGAAAAGTTAGTCTCATTAACCAAAAAAGGAATTGAAGGTGCTCAAGAAATTACACAAATGATGGTGGACGCTCGAGAAAATCCATTTAAAGTTGTGAACGGTTCTAAAGTTTTAAAAATTGAAGATTACGATTTATCCATTTCAAAAAACATACAAACCGGAAAAGAAAGCACTATCGACATTCCAAAATCAAATGTTATTATTTACTATTTGGAAGATGGTAGCCAAGTGGCTTTAAGACCTAGCGGAACAGAGCCAAAAATAAAGTTTTATGTGAGCGTCAATACTAAGTTGAATTCGGTTGCCGATTTTAATAAAACGGAGGCAGCACTTGATGCTAAAGCTGAAGCCATTTTAAAAGACATGAAATTAATATAA
- a CDS encoding TolB family protein: protein MRKSLYFILFLAGFLGFSQSEIYTIKNIEMNTEYPHFGFMLVNDSQILFTSYLLDNKGRLKRFQGNPVLSIFEGELSENGVIKNIKNIEIAPDEKIKYTTTAALSPDNKKLYLTTTASDDFNKDNFQIKVGELKEGIGWTHFETLPFCNPKYSYAHPTISKDGKTLYFTSNMRGGKETTKGGSDIFKVDILENNTFSEPKNLGSKVNSYGKEMFPFISSDNTLYFASNRPSGFGGFDIYKSKMTADGVFEKAEKLPEPINSKQDDFCLVIDRANKSGYFSSKRDGGKGDDDVYYFELN from the coding sequence ATGAGAAAATCGCTATACTTTATATTATTTCTAGCAGGTTTTTTGGGGTTTTCACAATCCGAAATATATACCATCAAAAATATTGAGATGAATACCGAATACCCACATTTTGGTTTCATGTTGGTAAACGATTCTCAAATTCTATTCACATCTTATTTATTAGATAACAAAGGCCGATTAAAACGATTTCAAGGAAATCCTGTACTCTCAATTTTTGAAGGGGAGTTATCTGAAAATGGTGTTATCAAGAATATTAAAAATATTGAAATAGCTCCTGATGAAAAAATAAAATATACAACCACTGCTGCTTTATCTCCTGATAACAAAAAACTTTATTTAACTACAACAGCAAGTGATGATTTTAATAAAGACAACTTTCAAATTAAAGTTGGCGAGTTAAAAGAAGGTATAGGGTGGACGCATTTTGAAACTTTGCCATTTTGCAATCCTAAATATTCTTATGCACATCCTACTATAAGTAAAGATGGGAAAACCTTGTATTTTACATCGAATATGAGAGGCGGAAAGGAAACAACCAAAGGTGGTTCAGATATTTTTAAAGTCGATATTTTAGAAAATAATACCTTTAGTGAACCTAAAAATTTAGGTAGTAAAGTTAATTCGTATGGTAAAGAAATGTTCCCTTTTATCAGTTCAGACAACACATTGTATTTTGCTTCTAATAGACCCAGCGGTTTTGGTGGTTTTGATATTTATAAAAGTAAAATGACGGCCGATGGTGTTTTTGAAAAAGCAGAAAAATTACCAGAGCCTATAAACAGTAAGCAAGACGATTTTTGTTTGGTTATTGATAGGGCGAATAAGTCAGGTTATTTTTCATCAAAACGCGATGGTGGTAAAGGTGATGATGATGTTTATTATTTTGAATTAAATTAA
- a CDS encoding RNA polymerase sigma factor, giving the protein MIDEAQLVDQLKSETHKEQAFRTLITLYKERLYWHIRNIVKSHDDSDDVLQNTFIKIYKNIHNFKGDSKLFSWMYRIATNESITFINQNAKKLQITSEEAQSSAINKLTSDVYFEGDAIQLQLQKAIATLPRKQQLVFNMKYFQDLKYSEISDILETSEGALKTSYHIAVKKIETYLAQN; this is encoded by the coding sequence GTGATTGACGAAGCACAATTAGTAGATCAATTAAAATCTGAAACCCATAAAGAACAAGCCTTTAGAACGTTAATAACGTTATATAAAGAACGACTATATTGGCACATACGGAATATTGTAAAATCTCATGACGATTCCGACGATGTGCTTCAAAACACTTTTATTAAAATTTATAAAAATATTCATAACTTTAAAGGAGACAGTAAATTGTTTTCTTGGATGTACCGCATTGCAACAAATGAGTCCATTACATTTATTAACCAAAATGCAAAAAAACTACAAATAACCAGTGAAGAAGCTCAATCATCGGCAATCAACAAACTAACATCAGATGTTTATTTTGAAGGCGATGCTATTCAGCTTCAACTACAAAAGGCTATTGCCACATTGCCAAGAAAGCAACAATTAGTATTTAACATGAAATATTTTCAGGATTTAAAATATTCAGAAATATCAGATATATTGGAAACAAGTGAAGGAGCTTTAAAGACTTCTTATCATATAGCCGTAAAAAAAATTGAAACTTATTTAGCTCAAAATTAA